In Streptomyces chartreusis NRRL 3882, the following are encoded in one genomic region:
- a CDS encoding ABC transporter permease, translating into MASTDTTIADKDGNDLAGLEAGLDALETVQTSRKPFRQTLTEKILPPVLAVALVLALWQALVSFKVVDDPTKLPAPSAVWDVVHTAWLQGELLDYIWTSVSRGLLGFCFALLIGTPLGLLVARVKFIRAAIGPILSGLQSLPSVAWVPPAVIWLGLNNSMMYAVILLGAVPSIANGLVSGVDQVPPLFLRAGRTLGATGLKGTWHIVLPAALPGYVAGLKQGWAFSWRSLMAAEIIASFPDLGVGLGQLLENGRNASDMAMVFEAILLILIVGIAIDLLIFSPLERWVLRSRGLLVK; encoded by the coding sequence ATGGCCAGCACTGACACCACGATCGCCGACAAGGACGGCAACGACCTCGCCGGTCTCGAAGCCGGCCTCGACGCCCTGGAAACCGTCCAGACCAGCCGCAAACCCTTCCGGCAGACCCTCACCGAGAAAATCCTGCCGCCCGTCCTCGCCGTCGCCCTGGTCCTGGCGCTCTGGCAGGCCCTGGTCTCCTTCAAGGTCGTCGACGACCCCACCAAACTCCCCGCACCCTCAGCCGTATGGGACGTCGTCCACACCGCCTGGCTCCAGGGCGAACTGCTCGACTACATCTGGACCAGCGTCTCGCGCGGCCTGCTCGGCTTCTGCTTCGCCCTGCTCATCGGCACCCCCCTCGGCCTGCTCGTGGCCCGCGTGAAGTTCATCCGCGCCGCCATCGGCCCCATCCTGTCCGGCCTGCAGTCCCTGCCCTCGGTCGCCTGGGTCCCCCCGGCCGTCATCTGGCTCGGCCTGAACAACTCCATGATGTACGCCGTCATCCTCCTCGGCGCCGTCCCCTCCATCGCCAACGGCCTCGTCTCCGGCGTCGACCAGGTACCCCCACTGTTCCTGCGCGCGGGCCGCACCCTCGGCGCCACCGGCCTGAAGGGCACCTGGCACATCGTCCTCCCCGCCGCCCTGCCCGGCTACGTCGCCGGCCTCAAACAGGGCTGGGCCTTCTCCTGGCGCTCCCTGATGGCCGCCGAGATCATCGCCTCCTTCCCCGACCTCGGCGTCGGCCTCGGACAACTCCTCGAAAACGGCCGCAACGCCAGCGACATGGCCATGGTCTTCGAAGCCATCCTCCTCATCCTCATCGTCGGCATCGCCATCGACCTCCTCATCTTCAGCCCCCTGGAGCGGTGGGTGCTGCGCAGCCGCGGCCTGCTGGTGAAGTGA
- a CDS encoding sirohydrochlorin chelatase, with translation MTNKPVLLVIAHGSRDPRHAATVHALVRQVRSLRPDVRVETGFLDFNVPSVQGVLESLAVQGVRDVVALPLLLTRAFHAKADIPAVLADAPPQLRVRQAEVLGPSPLLLSALERRLYEAGLSPADKSSTGVVLASAGSTDPEAIAVIAEIAREWRHTGWCAVRPAFASASLPRTEDAVRELRALGCARVAVAPYVLAPGFLPDRIARGAAEADVLASVLGPAPEVARVVLERYEAARIPALAAVSA, from the coding sequence ATGACCAACAAGCCCGTTCTCCTCGTCATCGCGCACGGCAGCCGCGACCCGCGGCACGCCGCGACGGTGCACGCCCTGGTACGCCAGGTCCGCTCCCTGCGCCCCGACGTACGCGTGGAGACGGGCTTCCTGGACTTCAACGTGCCCTCGGTGCAGGGGGTGCTGGAGTCCCTGGCGGTCCAGGGTGTCCGTGACGTCGTCGCCCTCCCCCTCCTCCTGACCCGGGCGTTCCACGCGAAGGCGGACATCCCGGCGGTTCTCGCGGACGCGCCCCCGCAGCTGCGTGTCCGCCAGGCGGAGGTCCTGGGCCCGTCGCCCCTGTTGCTGTCCGCGCTGGAGCGACGCCTGTACGAGGCGGGCCTGTCCCCCGCCGACAAGTCCTCGACCGGGGTCGTGCTGGCCTCGGCGGGGTCCACCGACCCGGAGGCGATCGCAGTGATCGCAGAAATCGCGCGGGAGTGGCGGCACACCGGTTGGTGCGCCGTGCGGCCTGCGTTCGCCTCCGCATCTCTCCCCCGCACGGAGGACGCCGTCCGGGAACTCCGAGCCCTCGGCTGCGCCCGAGTGGCGGTCGCCCCCTACGTCCTCGCCCCCGGCTTCCTCCCGGACCGCATCGCCCGGGGCGCGGCGGAGGCGGACGTCCTGGCGAGTGTCCTGGGGCCGGCGCCGGAGGTGGCCCGGGTCGTACTGGAGCGCTACGAGGCGGCTCGGATACCGGCGTTGGCGGCCGTGAGCGCCTGA
- a CDS encoding GvpL/GvpF family gas vesicle protein: MTDPNLVYAYAVLRRTPEAAAAAAHVRGVAGDPIHLVEPADPTSRLAFAVGHVPAADYDEAPLRAHLHDLDWMESTVRSHHAVVAALVASGAAVLPLRLATVYPDEDRARHALDTRRAYFASLLDRLTGHVELGVKIYATPEITPPESDPDAGQQTPTGLGVGRAYLSIRRRRQRRNDEAWRTVAQAAAHLTRTAGTLAVDRVAHTPERGSLAGPAPGTNVGNDAYLVPADRVDAFRTGVLAAAEGIPGLRVEVTGPWAPYSFALQPEPEPAA, encoded by the coding sequence ATGACCGACCCGAACCTCGTCTATGCCTACGCGGTCCTGCGCCGCACCCCCGAGGCCGCCGCGGCGGCGGCGCACGTGCGCGGGGTCGCCGGCGACCCGATCCACCTGGTGGAGCCCGCCGACCCCACGTCCCGGCTGGCCTTCGCCGTCGGTCACGTCCCGGCCGCCGACTACGACGAGGCTCCCCTCAGGGCCCACCTCCACGACCTGGACTGGATGGAGTCCACGGTCCGGTCCCACCACGCCGTGGTCGCCGCGCTCGTCGCCAGCGGCGCCGCCGTCCTGCCCCTCCGCCTGGCCACCGTCTACCCCGACGAGGACCGCGCCCGGCACGCCCTCGACACCCGCCGCGCGTACTTCGCATCCCTCCTGGACCGTCTGACCGGCCACGTCGAACTCGGCGTCAAGATCTACGCCACACCCGAGATCACACCACCCGAGTCGGACCCCGACGCCGGACAGCAAACGCCCACCGGCCTCGGCGTCGGCCGCGCCTACCTGTCGATCCGCCGCCGCAGACAACGCAGAAACGACGAAGCCTGGCGCACGGTCGCACAGGCCGCCGCACACCTCACCCGGACCGCCGGCACCCTCGCCGTCGACCGGGTCGCACACACGCCGGAACGCGGAAGCCTCGCGGGCCCGGCCCCCGGCACCAACGTCGGCAACGACGCGTACCTCGTCCCCGCCGACCGCGTCGACGCCTTCCGCACCGGCGTACTGGCGGCCGCCGAGGGCATCCCCGGCCTCCGCGTCGAAGTCACCGGCCCCTGGGCCCCCTACTCCTTCGCACTCCAGCCGGAGCCGGAACCCGCCGCGTGA
- a CDS encoding gas vesicle protein — MTTHPATGGLTGPPRLPSPYGHGPGAQSANLADILERVLDKGVVIAGDIRINLLDIELLTIKLRLLVASVDKAKEMGIDWWEHDPSLSSRAARPERSLADENERLRAEIAALKAADRRPEP, encoded by the coding sequence ATGACCACCCATCCGGCAACAGGCGGACTCACCGGGCCGCCCCGCCTTCCCTCCCCCTACGGCCACGGGCCCGGCGCGCAGAGCGCCAACCTCGCCGACATCCTCGAACGCGTCCTCGACAAGGGCGTGGTCATCGCCGGCGACATCCGGATCAACCTGCTCGACATCGAACTGCTCACCATCAAGCTGCGCCTGCTCGTCGCTTCCGTCGACAAGGCGAAGGAGATGGGCATCGACTGGTGGGAACACGATCCCTCCCTCTCCTCCCGCGCCGCCCGCCCCGAGCGGTCCCTCGCCGACGAGAACGAACGACTGCGCGCCGAGATCGCCGCCCTCAAGGCGGCCGACAGGAGGCCGGAGCCATGA
- a CDS encoding gas vesicle protein GvpG, with protein MGLLTGILTLPLAPLRTTLWAAEQLQAAAEAQYYDPAPVRQALVDLERALLEGRVDEDEYDRREDELLDRLDEIDARRRAPRP; from the coding sequence ATGGGCCTGCTCACCGGCATCCTCACCCTCCCGCTCGCGCCCCTGCGCACCACCCTCTGGGCCGCCGAGCAGCTCCAGGCAGCCGCCGAGGCGCAGTACTACGACCCGGCCCCCGTCCGGCAGGCCCTCGTCGACCTGGAACGGGCCCTGCTGGAGGGACGCGTCGACGAGGACGAGTACGACCGCCGCGAGGACGAACTGCTGGACCGACTCGACGAGATCGACGCCCGGAGACGAGCCCCCCGACCATGA
- a CDS encoding GvpL/GvpF family gas vesicle protein translates to MSGVYVYAVTRSDHPLRLDGLRTVGGRDDPPRVVVHGPLAAVVSPAPPGLRPKRRDLAAHQELQERLMADGSVLPMRFGLVAPDDTAVRTALEEHGQDYARRLGELHGTAEFNLKAARDQDDLLREVLGASEEARRLNQCTRDGTGSHEDRLALGELVARQVDARQRRQAEEIVGRLSGLARSSVLADPANDDFLNVSFLVERARAEEFTTAGRRMAHDYGDAYDFRLRGPLPPYSFAA, encoded by the coding sequence GTGAGCGGCGTCTACGTCTACGCCGTCACCCGCTCCGACCACCCCCTGCGCCTCGACGGCCTGCGCACCGTCGGCGGGAGGGACGACCCCCCGCGCGTGGTCGTCCATGGCCCGCTCGCCGCCGTGGTCAGCCCCGCACCCCCCGGCCTGCGTCCCAAACGGCGCGACCTCGCCGCCCACCAGGAACTCCAGGAACGGCTCATGGCCGACGGATCGGTCCTGCCCATGCGGTTCGGCCTGGTCGCCCCCGACGACACCGCCGTCAGGACGGCCCTGGAGGAGCACGGCCAGGACTACGCCCGAAGGCTCGGCGAACTGCACGGCACCGCCGAGTTCAACCTCAAGGCCGCCCGCGACCAGGACGACCTGCTGCGCGAGGTGCTCGGCGCGTCCGAGGAGGCCCGCCGGCTCAACCAGTGCACCCGCGACGGCACCGGCAGCCACGAGGACCGACTCGCCCTCGGGGAACTGGTCGCCCGGCAGGTCGACGCCCGGCAGCGGCGGCAGGCCGAGGAGATCGTCGGACGGCTGTCCGGACTCGCCAGATCGAGCGTCCTGGCGGACCCGGCCAACGACGACTTCCTCAACGTGTCGTTCCTCGTCGAACGCGCCCGCGCCGAGGAGTTCACCACGGCCGGCCGGCGCATGGCCCACGACTACGGCGACGCCTACGACTTCCGGCTGCGCGGCCCCCTGCCCCCGTACAGCTTCGCCGCCTGA
- the gvpJ gene encoding gas vesicle protein GvpJ, translating to MTHTGGTQPATTSSGSGTGGLFDILELILDRGLVIDVFVRVSLVGIEILKIDVRIVIASVDTYLRFAEACNRLDLESGRKAPDKLTDIVGNLVESGARGRTSGAIGGAIDAIGDIFDRDDKDSREDER from the coding sequence ATGACGCACACCGGCGGGACGCAACCCGCCACCACCTCCAGCGGGTCGGGAACCGGCGGCCTCTTCGACATCCTCGAACTGATTCTGGACCGCGGGCTCGTGATCGACGTGTTCGTCCGTGTCTCCCTGGTCGGCATCGAGATCCTCAAGATCGACGTACGGATCGTCATCGCCAGCGTCGACACCTACCTCCGCTTCGCCGAGGCCTGCAACCGCCTCGACCTCGAGTCCGGCCGCAAGGCCCCCGACAAGCTCACCGACATCGTCGGCAACCTCGTCGAGAGCGGCGCCCGGGGCAGGACCAGCGGTGCGATCGGCGGCGCCATCGACGCGATCGGCGACATCTTCGACCGCGACGACAAGGACAGCAGGGAGGACGAGCGGTGA
- a CDS encoding gas vesicle protein, producing MTSTEDQATPSGRATAVQAMRGAAAQLAELLGTAPDSVTAVRPTPDGWTADVEVVELERVPDTMTIMATYRVTLDPEGRLLGYERVRRYARGQLDRGR from the coding sequence ATGACGAGCACCGAAGACCAGGCGACTCCATCCGGTCGTGCGACGGCCGTCCAGGCCATGCGCGGCGCGGCGGCCCAGCTTGCCGAACTGCTCGGCACGGCCCCCGACTCCGTCACCGCCGTCCGTCCGACGCCCGACGGCTGGACGGCCGACGTGGAGGTCGTGGAGCTGGAGCGGGTCCCCGACACCATGACCATCATGGCGACGTACCGGGTCACCCTCGACCCGGAGGGCCGGCTCCTGGGCTACGAGCGGGTGCGCCGGTACGCCCGCGGCCAGCTCGACCGGGGACGCTAG
- a CDS encoding DUF1697 domain-containing protein — MTTTYAALLRGINVGGSKKVPMADLRTLLAGLGYEDVTTYLQSGQAVFASGHGDEESLAVEIRHAIEKHFGFGVDVIVRDHAYLKAIADACPFPAADLEPKQLHVTYFSAPVTPERFAEIDGSAYLPEEFRLGDRALYLYAPNGLGRSKLAEHLSKPRINKGIIATTRNWNTVVKLVELTEALSHPAG, encoded by the coding sequence ATGACGACGACGTACGCGGCACTGTTGCGCGGCATCAACGTGGGCGGCAGCAAAAAGGTCCCGATGGCGGACCTGCGCACACTCCTGGCAGGCCTCGGCTACGAGGACGTGACGACCTACCTCCAGAGCGGCCAGGCGGTGTTCGCCTCCGGGCACGGCGACGAGGAGTCGCTGGCCGTCGAGATCAGGCACGCCATCGAGAAGCACTTCGGGTTCGGCGTCGACGTGATCGTGCGCGACCACGCCTATCTGAAGGCGATCGCCGACGCCTGCCCGTTCCCAGCCGCCGACCTGGAGCCCAAGCAGCTCCACGTCACCTACTTCTCCGCCCCCGTGACCCCCGAGCGCTTCGCGGAGATCGACGGGTCCGCCTACCTCCCCGAGGAGTTCCGCCTCGGCGACCGCGCCCTGTACCTGTACGCGCCGAACGGCCTGGGCCGCTCCAAACTGGCCGAACACCTCTCGAAGCCGCGCATCAACAAGGGGATCATCGCCACGACCCGCAACTGGAACACCGTCGTCAAGCTGGTGGAGCTGACGGAAGCCCTCAGTCACCCCGCTGGATGA
- a CDS encoding MMPL family transporter: protein MGNGEARVRGLAARAGGWSARHRWAAVGIWVLFVVLAMGLGSAAGRVDVKDSDQLKGETHTAAKIIEDAGIDEPAGETVLIQAKDSGLKATDAEFRDAVTAVVQAVGRTGRVTDVTSPYDTKTISKDGRSALVQFDMRGEPDTAGERVEPVLKAVEGVQKDHGSLRIEEIGGASMMKTFADAFGDDFKKAEYSAVPVAFGILLIAFGALVAALLPVALALTAIMATMGLMGVISHAVPMTDAANSVMLLVGLAVGVDYCLFYLRREREERAAGRDAQTALRIAAATSGRAIVVSGVTVCVAMAGMLFTGLAEFEAMGLASLIVVAVAMVGSVTVLPALLSLLGERVEKGRVPFLRRRGQGGNGESRFWTAVLRRVLAQPVVSVAVATGALLAIAAPAVGMKTQNLTLDQEFGDSLPIVQTYNRLNEAFPGGSDPAQVIVKADDINAPEVRSALADFRERAVSSGASRGPVEIELHDAQNLAFVSVPLVGGSDLDKAGASLDKLRNEVRPATLGKVEGVEAPITGQVAGSKDFNDQLAGAVVPVFAFVVVFAFALMLLSFRSLTVAVTSIVLNLLSVGAAYGILVAVFQHGWGASLVGAEGVGAIITWLPLFLFVILFGLSMDYHVFVVSRIREARLRGLATKDAIRHGVVTTAGVVTSAAVIMVAVFAIFGTLSMQSMKQMGVGLAAAVLIDATIIRGVLLPAVMALLGERNWYLPKWLHRLPDLTHDETPRALAGPAARDDEGEPLRV from the coding sequence ATGGGGAACGGAGAAGCACGGGTGCGGGGCCTGGCCGCCCGGGCCGGAGGCTGGAGCGCCCGCCACCGATGGGCTGCCGTCGGGATCTGGGTGTTGTTCGTCGTCCTGGCGATGGGGCTCGGTTCGGCGGCGGGCCGGGTCGACGTCAAGGACAGCGACCAGCTGAAGGGGGAGACGCACACCGCCGCGAAGATCATCGAGGACGCCGGGATCGACGAACCGGCCGGCGAGACCGTGCTGATCCAGGCCAAGGACTCCGGCCTGAAGGCCACGGACGCCGAGTTCCGGGACGCCGTCACGGCCGTGGTCCAGGCCGTCGGGAGGACCGGCCGCGTCACCGACGTGACCTCGCCGTACGACACGAAGACGATCTCGAAGGACGGGCGCAGCGCGCTCGTGCAGTTCGACATGCGCGGCGAGCCGGACACGGCCGGTGAGCGGGTCGAGCCGGTGCTGAAGGCCGTGGAGGGCGTCCAGAAGGACCACGGGTCGCTGCGGATCGAGGAGATCGGCGGCGCCAGCATGATGAAGACGTTCGCCGACGCCTTCGGGGACGACTTCAAGAAGGCCGAGTACTCCGCGGTGCCGGTGGCCTTCGGCATTCTGCTCATCGCCTTCGGCGCGCTGGTGGCGGCGCTGCTGCCGGTGGCGCTGGCGCTCACCGCGATCATGGCGACGATGGGCCTGATGGGGGTGATCAGCCACGCGGTGCCGATGACGGACGCCGCGAACTCCGTGATGCTGCTCGTCGGTCTGGCCGTCGGTGTCGACTACTGCCTGTTCTACCTGCGCCGCGAGCGGGAGGAGCGCGCCGCTGGCCGGGACGCGCAGACGGCGCTGCGGATCGCCGCCGCGACCAGTGGCCGCGCGATCGTGGTCTCCGGTGTCACGGTGTGCGTGGCCATGGCGGGCATGCTGTTCACCGGGCTCGCCGAGTTCGAGGCGATGGGGCTGGCCTCGCTGATCGTGGTGGCCGTGGCCATGGTGGGGTCCGTGACCGTACTGCCCGCGCTGCTGTCGCTGCTGGGCGAGCGCGTGGAGAAGGGCCGTGTCCCGTTCCTGCGCCGGCGCGGGCAGGGCGGCAACGGGGAGAGCCGGTTCTGGACGGCCGTCCTGCGGCGGGTGCTCGCCCAGCCGGTCGTGTCCGTCGCGGTGGCGACCGGTGCGCTGCTGGCCATCGCGGCTCCCGCGGTCGGCATGAAGACCCAGAACCTCACGCTCGACCAGGAGTTCGGCGACTCGCTGCCGATCGTGCAGACGTACAACCGGCTCAACGAGGCCTTCCCGGGTGGCTCGGATCCGGCCCAGGTGATCGTCAAGGCAGACGACATCAACGCGCCCGAGGTGCGGTCGGCGCTCGCCGACTTCCGTGAGCGGGCGGTCAGTTCGGGAGCCTCGCGCGGCCCGGTGGAGATCGAGCTGCACGACGCGCAGAACCTCGCCTTCGTGTCCGTCCCGCTGGTCGGCGGCTCCGACCTCGACAAGGCGGGAGCCAGCCTGGACAAGCTGCGCAACGAGGTCCGGCCCGCAACGCTCGGCAAGGTCGAGGGTGTCGAGGCCCCGATCACCGGGCAGGTCGCGGGTTCCAAGGACTTCAACGACCAGCTGGCGGGAGCCGTCGTGCCGGTCTTCGCCTTCGTGGTGGTGTTCGCCTTCGCGCTGATGCTGCTGTCGTTCCGCTCGCTGACCGTCGCGGTCACCTCGATCGTGCTGAACCTGCTGTCCGTGGGCGCGGCCTACGGCATCCTCGTCGCGGTCTTCCAGCACGGATGGGGCGCCTCGCTGGTGGGCGCGGAGGGCGTCGGCGCGATCATCACGTGGCTGCCGCTGTTCCTCTTCGTGATCCTGTTCGGCCTGTCGATGGACTACCACGTGTTCGTGGTGTCCCGGATCCGCGAGGCGCGGCTGCGGGGCCTGGCGACGAAGGACGCGATCCGGCACGGCGTGGTCACCACGGCCGGGGTCGTCACCAGTGCCGCGGTCATCATGGTCGCCGTGTTCGCGATCTTCGGGACGCTGTCCATGCAGTCCATGAAGCAGATGGGCGTCGGCCTCGCGGCCGCGGTGCTCATCGACGCGACGATCATCCGGGGCGTGCTGCTGCCGGCGGTGATGGCGCTGCTCGGGGAGCGCAACTGGTACCTGCCCAAGTGGCTGCACCGGCTGCCCGATCTCACGCACGACGAGACGCCGCGGGCGCTCGCGGGACCGGCGGCGCGGGACGACGAGGGTGAGCCCCTCAGGGTCTGA
- a CDS encoding zinc metalloprotease yields MSDAQSYHRVTSADYSRWCGAMEVHRRLLSMNPEYAENRAQIENAAFAYEQVETGTARQSVVDIPVVVHVVHNTPEQDISDAQIHSQIQVLNQDFRANNPDVDKVPEAWQDLVADARVQFHLARTDPLGRPTDGITRTRTSTPAWDTDDLVKFSLSGGHDAWPADVYLNLWVCQLRRGLLGYAQFPGGAASTDGVVVTHTGFGTTGTATAPFDGGRTAVHEIGHWLNLRHIWGDDDEGCSGSDFVADTPNQGGPNTGSPDFPHVSCGNGPSGDMFMNYMDYTDDAAMFMFTKGQAARMDAALEHARMNLTRQAVTV; encoded by the coding sequence ATGTCCGATGCGCAGTCCTACCATCGCGTCACCTCCGCCGACTACAGCCGCTGGTGCGGCGCCATGGAGGTGCACCGCAGACTCCTCAGCATGAACCCCGAGTACGCCGAGAACCGGGCCCAGATCGAGAACGCCGCGTTCGCCTACGAGCAGGTGGAGACGGGCACGGCCCGGCAGAGCGTCGTCGACATCCCCGTCGTCGTGCACGTCGTGCACAACACCCCCGAGCAGGACATCAGCGACGCCCAGATCCACAGTCAGATCCAGGTGCTCAACCAGGACTTCCGCGCGAACAACCCGGACGTCGACAAGGTCCCCGAGGCCTGGCAGGACCTCGTGGCCGACGCGCGCGTCCAGTTCCACCTCGCCCGGACCGACCCACTGGGCCGCCCCACGGACGGCATCACGCGGACCCGGACGTCGACTCCCGCCTGGGACACGGACGACCTGGTCAAGTTCAGCCTGAGCGGCGGTCACGACGCCTGGCCCGCGGACGTCTACCTGAACCTGTGGGTCTGCCAGTTGCGCCGCGGGCTGCTGGGCTACGCCCAGTTCCCGGGCGGCGCCGCCTCCACGGACGGGGTGGTCGTCACGCACACCGGCTTCGGGACCACCGGCACCGCCACCGCGCCCTTCGACGGCGGCCGCACCGCCGTGCACGAGATCGGGCACTGGCTGAACCTGCGGCACATCTGGGGCGACGACGACGAGGGGTGCAGCGGCAGCGACTTCGTCGCGGACACCCCCAATCAGGGCGGGCCGAACACGGGTTCACCCGACTTCCCGCACGTGTCGTGCGGCAACGGCCCGTCCGGCGACATGTTCATGAACTACATGGACTACACGGACGACGCCGCGATGTTCATGTTCACCAAGGGGCAGGCGGCACGCATGGACGCCGCTCTCGAGCACGCCCGCATGAACCTCACCCGCCAGGCCGTCACGGTGTGA
- a CDS encoding glycosyltransferase, translating into MTSRAHIAMFSIAAHGHVNPSLEVIRELVARGHRVTYAIPPVFAEKVADTGAEVKPWNSTLPSPDDDPEAWGSTLLDNAEPFLDDAIQALPQLIEAYEGDEPDLVLHDIASYPARVLAHRWGVPAVSLSPAMVAWEGYEEEVAAPLWEEPKKTERGRAYYARFHAWLEENGITRHPDAFGGRPDRSIVLIPRALQPNADRVDETVYSFVGACQGDRAAEGGWERPAGAEKVVLVSLGSAFTKQPGFYRECVKAFGDLPGWHLVLSVGKHIDPAELGEVPANVEVRSWVPQLAILKQADLFVTHAGAGGSQEGLATATPMIAVPQAADQFGNAEMLQGLGVARYLPTEEATGEALREAALALVDDPEVARRLKEIRAESAQEGGTRRAADLIEAELPACQG; encoded by the coding sequence ATGACCAGTCGTGCTCACATCGCCATGTTCTCCATCGCCGCCCACGGCCACGTGAACCCGAGTCTGGAGGTGATCCGCGAGCTCGTGGCGCGCGGCCACCGCGTGACGTACGCGATCCCGCCGGTCTTCGCGGAGAAGGTCGCGGACACCGGTGCCGAGGTGAAGCCGTGGAACTCGACACTGCCCTCGCCCGACGACGACCCGGAGGCCTGGGGGAGCACGCTGCTGGACAACGCGGAGCCGTTCCTCGATGACGCGATCCAGGCCCTCCCGCAGCTGATCGAGGCGTACGAGGGCGACGAGCCGGACCTCGTGCTGCACGACATCGCCTCCTACCCGGCCCGCGTGCTGGCCCACCGCTGGGGCGTGCCCGCGGTCTCCCTGTCGCCGGCCATGGTCGCCTGGGAGGGGTACGAGGAGGAGGTCGCCGCGCCCCTGTGGGAGGAGCCGAAGAAGACCGAGCGCGGCCGTGCCTACTACGCCCGCTTCCACGCCTGGCTGGAGGAGAACGGGATCACCCGGCACCCCGATGCCTTCGGGGGCCGTCCCGACCGCTCGATCGTCCTGATCCCCAGGGCGCTCCAGCCGAACGCGGACCGCGTCGACGAGACCGTGTACTCCTTCGTCGGGGCCTGCCAGGGCGACCGTGCCGCCGAGGGTGGCTGGGAGCGGCCGGCCGGTGCCGAGAAGGTCGTGCTCGTGTCGCTCGGGTCCGCCTTCACCAAGCAGCCCGGCTTCTACCGGGAGTGCGTCAAGGCGTTCGGCGACCTGCCGGGCTGGCACCTGGTGCTCTCGGTCGGCAAGCACATCGACCCGGCCGAACTCGGGGAGGTCCCGGCGAACGTCGAGGTGCGCTCCTGGGTGCCGCAACTGGCGATCCTTAAGCAGGCCGACCTGTTCGTCACGCATGCCGGCGCGGGCGGCAGCCAGGAGGGCCTGGCCACGGCCACGCCGATGATCGCCGTACCGCAGGCCGCGGACCAGTTCGGCAACGCGGAGATGCTCCAGGGACTCGGTGTGGCCCGGTACCTCCCGACGGAGGAGGCGACCGGTGAGGCCCTGCGTGAGGCGGCTCTCGCCCTCGTGGACGACCCGGAGGTCGCCCGCCGCCTGAAGGAGATCCGGGCGGAGTCGGCCCAGGAGGGCGGCACGCGGCGCGCGGCCGACCTCATCGAGGCCGAACTGCCCGCGTGCCAGGGGTAG
- the erm(O) gene encoding 23S rRNA (adenine(2058)-N(6))-methyltransferase Erm(O): protein MARPTATSRALSQNFLADRATAERFARLAAPQDRPVPLLLEVGAGKGALTGPLARRCRELRAYEIDPRLVSVLRGRFSGTPQVRVVGGDFLAAHPPRTPFSVAGNVPFSRTAAVVDWCLRAPALTDATLLTQLEYARKRTGDYGSWTLLTVRTWPRYEWRLLGRVGRRSFRPVPRVDAGVLRMERRDNPLLDAAGYRSWRRLVELGFSGTGGSLHASLRRAHPRRRVDAAFRAARLDPGVLVGEVAPERWLRLHEELTS, encoded by the coding sequence ATGGCCCGCCCCACCGCTACCTCCCGCGCGCTCTCGCAGAACTTCCTCGCCGACCGCGCCACCGCCGAACGCTTCGCCCGGCTCGCCGCCCCGCAGGACCGGCCGGTCCCGCTGCTGCTCGAAGTCGGCGCGGGCAAAGGCGCGTTGACCGGCCCGCTGGCGCGACGCTGCCGGGAGCTGCGCGCGTACGAGATCGACCCGCGGCTCGTGTCCGTCCTGCGCGGCCGCTTCTCCGGCACCCCTCAGGTGCGGGTCGTCGGCGGGGACTTCCTGGCCGCCCACCCGCCCCGCACGCCCTTCTCGGTCGCCGGGAACGTGCCCTTCTCCCGCACCGCGGCCGTCGTCGACTGGTGCCTGCGCGCCCCCGCCCTCACCGACGCCACGCTGCTCACCCAGCTCGAGTACGCCCGTAAGCGCACCGGCGACTACGGCAGCTGGACGCTGCTGACGGTCCGGACCTGGCCCCGCTACGAGTGGCGGCTGCTGGGCCGCGTCGGCAGGCGCAGCTTCCGGCCCGTGCCGCGCGTGGACGCCGGGGTGCTGCGCATGGAACGGCGCGACAACCCGCTGCTCGACGCCGCCGGGTACCGGAGCTGGCGCCGGCTGGTCGAGCTGGGCTTCTCCGGCACCGGCGGTTCACTGCACGCGTCGCTGCGGCGGGCCCACCCGAGGCGGCGGGTGGACGCCGCGTTCCGGGCGGCGCGCCTGGACCCGGGCGTGCTGGTGGGCGAGGTGGCGCCGGAGCGGTGGTTGCGACTGCACGAGGAGCTGACCAGCTGA